In the Arachis hypogaea cultivar Tifrunner chromosome 20, arahy.Tifrunner.gnm2.J5K5, whole genome shotgun sequence genome, tttttttcaaatgtttGTCCCATCTTGAGTTGATAATCTCTGTGTAACGTTGATATGCAGTCATGCTATGCTTGAACATTTCTTTGATTCCATTTTCTGACCTTAGCATACCTTCATAAACAATTCCCAATGATGGTTTATCATCGGCATCTACCAATCTTAGCAATTTAATCAACAGACTCACAATTTTGCATGCAGTAAAACAATCATTCCAAAATTTATTGTCTAGGATAATTGCACTCACAACTCTACCATTAGCACTCCTTCCTAATTGTGTCTGGTAAAGTGTATATCAACAACCAATGCTTGTAAATTCGATTTGCGCTCAAAGATACTCTTCAATGTGATGAAGACAGTGGCAAAACGAGTTGCACCTGGACGAACAATCTCCTTCCAATCAGTTCTTTGTCTTAGTCAGGACAAGAACACCGTATGATTATACACAAACACGGTAATATTCGAAGCACGTGTTGCAAGGATAGAAATATATGGCATGATGCTTATATATTTCAAAATAAGATTCAAGCAATGAGCAGCACAAGGTGACCAgtgaatattttcaaattttttgttaataagCCTACCAGCAACAACATAATTTGCGGCATTATCTGTCACTACATGAACAATATTATCAGGTCCAATCCATTCAATCACCTCCAAAAACAAGTCACACAAGCTTGAAGCATTTTTTAGCATATTTGAAGCATCTACAGATTTCACAAAGCACAACCCTTTCGAAtaataaaccaaaaaattaatCAACGTTCTTTGCCTTTGATTTGTCCAACCATCAGCCATGAGGGTACATCTAGCTTCTTTCCAAGCAGACCTATAGCTATCAACAACTATTTGACACTCCCTTTTGAGATCGGCTAATAAGTTAACCCTCAGCTTATCATAAGAAGGACCTTTATAACCAGGCCCAATGCCAGCAACACCATCCAACATATCTTGAAAAAAGGGTGACATAATCGCATTGAAAGGAATCCTACAATCCAAAAGCCATCTAGCCACTCGCTTATCAACTTCATGAAACGCCTCTTTGTTTTGAAACACACTTTTCATACTTGATTGACTTCCCGGAGTTGTTCTTGGTGCAAACATAGGAGGAATAAtggtttttgctttcttttttggaTCGACTCCAATCATCTCCTTATTTGGTAACTGACTCGGAGTTTGTTGTTCTTCTTGCGCTATTGCTTCATCAATTGCATCCTCAATCTCATCAGTACCCTCTTCATTGAAACTTACTTTCTTTTTACTAGTTTTACTTTTCTGAATCTCTTTGAATAAACCTTCCATTTGTTTTTCTACATCATATGGGACCTTAGAACACTTCTTAATGTCTCCACCTATCTTCACCAAATGCTTTTTCATTCTATTAATTCCCCCACCCCTAAAAGTACTCAGACAAAATAAGCATTGGTAATGCGGTTTTCcctttatattttgtaaagcaatATATCTCCAAGCAGGATCAGTTTTCCCCCCGAACATTAGAAGTTTGTGATTGTCTTTCGTTAAATCCGGGAGGAAGAAAAGGTTCATTTGAAGCAAAATTATTTTCAACATTATTATTCCTAGGCAGTTCTTGGTTGATACTCTCATCTATACCTAAATATTACCAGCAATCCAATAATGGTTTTTTTCAATTTCTATATCACAACAACCCActccaacccaataatctcaagTTCACAACAAACAATatccaaaattattcaaaattattcaaaattattcacaattattCAACAAATAACAAAATCCAGTTCAGTAAACAATGCAAAATCAGTTCAATAAACAACAATTATTAAACAAAGTTCACAGTTCAGTTCAGCAGGATCAATTGAATCGGTTCACAGTTTCACACTTCAtagttcaaagaaaaataaaatatcagtAAATCTCAGATCAGTATCACTATATCAGTGTATCAGAATTCATCAGTTCACACTTCAGTGACTTTAGTTCACAAAGCTTCACAAAATCAAACAACTATTCAATCATACTCATCAGGGAGACAGAGACATGCAACAGTTATTCAATCAAACAatcatatctaaaaaaaattacctgGAAGCTCAAAGGCGccttcaacaaaacatgcaacaGGGAGACAGTGACACTGAGTGACCAAGTAGTGGTGGAGCACCTTCGAAGGAACGACGGCTGCTGTGCGATGGAGGTGGCTGTTCGAAGGAACGACGGCGGCGGCACGAGGCGGTGGCTGGACGGAGGTGAGGGACAAACAGACGACGAGCTCGATGAGATTGAACAGAACCCCTGTCGTGTGAGAGTTTGAGAGAGACATTCTCACTTCTGGAAGCTGGAAGCTGGAAGCTCGATGAGAAGGGAATTCAAGATCGAATTAGGGATTTAGGGCTAAGCAAAGGATGAAATGGCAACGTTTGGCTACCCAGCTAAAAAACCGGCTGGGTCACAGTTCGGTTCGAATGACCGGTTACTGGCCGATTTGTCGGTTCAATTTCGGTTTTCAAATTCTTCGATTTTACTATTTGCCCGAGTCACTTTTCTGTGCGGTTCACGGTTCAACTGGTTCGATCGGTCAGTCCGAACCGATTTTCAAAACCTTGCTTGTAATCGTTACCAAACTTCTCTCTTTATAAATTTGTGCATAACCTCTTCGGTTTCTCCCACTACcatcattattttttataattgcaaAATCCTTGTATCACgttaagatgagaaagaaaactaCCACTCGAAGAAGTTCTCTCTCTTAACTTCCCAAAATCCCAGAGAAATCTAGAGCCTCCTCACAATCCAAAGATCCTACCTTTACTCCTTCCCCTACTCCGTCGCTCTCTCCGCCTCGCACTTATCCAATGGCAAGAACAAAAACAACTCCAAGGTACCCATCATCTTCTAAGCCATCGGCTCTACAAAGTGCTCCCTCTCGTCCAAGCACTTTGAAGGGGAAGCGTCCTACTACGGAGGAACCCACTCCTGAGCCCTCAAGGCCAAAGCCAAGGCCAGCTCCTCAGTGTCCTCAACGAGGTAAACCTCACACTCCTCTTCTTTCAGTAAAGGAACCTCTAAATGTAAACCCTTTTGAACACAAATCTCATTTTTTGAACTCTCATTCTAACTACAACCCTCATTATTTTCGCTCTACCATGAATCATGATTTTTACCATGGTGTTTTTGTTCACCGATCTCTTTGGCCTACTTTTCTGGCTGACTTACCAAAtctgaaaaagaaaggttttgtcTTTGTAAAAAATATTGAGTTTCCGGActagaataatatttttaatatcaaaaagGCTGTTTATCCTAATTTGGTACATAAATTTTATGCCAATATGACCTACCCTAAGGAAACCATTCATTCGTATGTGAAAGGGTGTGAACTAGTGTTGAATAGTGAATCTATTAGTGACTCCCTTGAATATACTGATGTTGGTACTTGTGCTTACACTTCTGGTAAATAGGATGAAGGGTTGGGTGTGTCTTATCAAGATGCATTGGCTCATGTGtgtgaaaatatttttctcaTTGATGGCCTCACTCTTAATCATAAAGCTCTTGGTCCTCTTTGAGCTCAACTGCACCATATTGTGAACCATATTATTTTACCTCAAAATGGCTCCTATCAGAGGGTGTCTTTTTGTGATACATTGATTTTGTATGCTATCATCACTAAATCTAAAATTTCTTTCGCATACTTAATGATGAGGCATATGTTTAATTGCATAAGGAGTGACAAAAATGTGTCTCTCCCTTATAGCATATTTTTAACCTACATTTTTGAATAATTTGGTGTTGATATTTTCAATGAATCATATGAAAATAAACACTCTTATCTAAAAGGAGGTGGTTCagtaaaacagcaaaagaaagaggCAACAAGAACTAAAAAGGTTgtcattgatgatgatgatgatgatgagctaAATGACATCATCCTTCAACTTCGGAAACTTCAGCTTCAACTGGTCACAAATCACTCTTTTACAGAGTTGTCAAAGATGTTCTATAGGAGTTTGTAAACCTGTCTAACCATCTAATCTCTACAAGCCAACAAGAGAGGAAGATTGCGGTGAGAAATGAGAATGCCCTCAGAAATCAAGAGACAGAGTGGCTGTCCTTCTGAAGTATGTAGACAACATTGGGGACGACACCATGGCCATGGACCAAGAGGAACTGCTTGTTTCTGAGGAGGATGGCTTGGATGCTTGAGGATGTCTCTAATTATTGATTTCTGTTTTATGACTCTTTGttggttgaaaaaaaatttaagtttttttttatactattttatattttggatGACTATAAACCCTAACAACTACTTCATTTGCACTTTTCATTCGGATTATATATTCCTCTTGTGCTAACATGTTTTTGCAGGTTTGCACTACTTATTCTTTCCTCCCTTGTGATTACTTTTGATAAATGCATGTTTTGGTATGATTTGAAAAATGCTCAGGATATTTTGTGGCTGAATAAGATATTTGTTTGAAAATGAAAAAGTGTTTGAATGAAGTCTGAATACTCGTTGATCATGCATTTGAGTCATGATTCGGTACTCACAACTTAataacttttcaattaggattGTGAAAACAAAATGCTTGATGACTCCTTTTTGCTTGAGCTGCTAAAATTGTTGCGTCACTATTGTTTGTATAAGCATGTGTATGGTTGTACAATTGCATTCTCTATACATATACATATGAACAGGAAACAAAAGAAGAGCACACTTTCAGGGGGAGCAAACCTTATGAAAGAAAGGGAGAGCACATCAAAACCTTTAATATCATCAAAGGgaagtattttaattttgtctgtttAATTTCTTTGATTATATTTCCTGAaaatatgtttgtcatcaagggggagattatTGAGTTAGAAAATTCAATTAACAcattgatgatgacaaatatgATAAAGTTGGGTTAACAACCCAAATAGGTTTGATGTAAGGTTTTAGTGTGTAGGCCCAAAATGAATTTTGTTGCAGCCTAAAGAAAAGGAACAAAGAAATTAAGGTTGCTAAATGAACAAGGATCCACCAACCAGCCCAATGTCAACCAAGCTTTAGTGAATAAAACCTAAGCTAGGTTTCACATGTACACTTCATGTAAACATACACaagaaatagagagagagagagagagagagagagagagcttcatCTTCGAGCTCATAGactagagaagaaagaaagagaaagttaaTCAAGAAAGCAATATCCAATCACACTAATCTAAAGCATGTTAATCTAAGTAAGAagttaaaggtgatttatttctaTTTGCATGCAAGCTCATTTCTTTAGTTCTTCTCCAACTCTCTACAACACCATTTTGGGATAAATGAAGAAAGTGGTATTTGATCATTTCTGCTGCAAATCAATGGCTTACAAAGTTACTCGGAGCTAAAGCACAATCTCAAGGGTTTGGATTTGGGATTATCACTAAACAAACACTTCTCTATTGCTCTGCCTTCCTCAATCAAGCCAAGAACCAGATTTCAAATCCCTAATTTTGGGGttgattgaagaaaaagaagggaTGATTTCTGATAGCCCAAGGTCCAAGAAGTTGACTTTGGAAGAACCTTAACCGTGGCTCTGACTAAGGTACAAAAGGGAAAATTGAATCTCATCAGAGgtaaggggagagagagagagagagagggagagagagagagagagagagagagagagagagagagagagagaatcctcACTACCaagtttgaagtcttggaagtatTGTACCTACACTAAAGGGAGCACTCTGCCAAGACAAAGAACATGGTTATAAGTTCAGATGTTGGGTTCGGTACATAGAGTCAAGGCTGTGAATTGtcttctccttcatgttttactgttttgtattttagtttcaatgtatatctttcttagttttctttaagaggtaaaaggcaagaaagagaggtAATCGAGAAAAAGTCATAGAGTGAAAAAGGCTAAGAAAAACACTTGAGATTAAAGCCaatagtgatttcagatttttttGGTTGTATTTTCTGTTTTGTGTCATATGCATGAGAGGTATCCCTTGCTAAGTTGGTTAAGCACTTAGTGTGATGAGTCTAGATAATTGCATAGCCAAGTCaagtttatgttaaaacttgtgtGCCCAAATAGGATTATGTTGAGTCCTTGGAAATTGGTATATGTAATATTTGAATTgatagtgaaaattctaccaacgttgtggtggagactgaatGTAGGTTGTATTGCACACTAAACTAGGATAGATGGCTGTGTCATTCTCTTCTTCTCTGCTCAACTCtatttttctagttttatgagaCAAAACAGAATTGTCTCCTGCATAATCCGCTGCGCAGACTAAACAGAAGTAAAGTAATTATTTCTGGTTTTAAGTCTACTTATTCAAAGTTAAAGAAGGCCATAGATTTAACcacccttctctaagccttctaaaACCTTCATTAACCTCGATAATCTATTCTTCAATTCCGTTTGAAATCTCCAAAAACATAATTCTCATATTTGAAAAAATTGCATAAAGCCCactttcaacttcattctcaagTTCAATAATTTTTCGAGACCCAAAAATCATCTTTCTTcaccaatcaaattcaaatatggtAAATTCTCCAaaacttctaaaaataaaattctttaatcAAACTCAAGACACGGTTCTTTTCATATGAAATCGAGCTCAGAACATAATCCTTTTCTTAATGAATCAAACTCAAAATAAAATCCTTTTCCTAATAAATCGAACTCACATCATAATTcttttcataataaataaaactcaaaacaaaACCCTTTTCCATAATAAATCGAACTTAAATCATaactctttttttaataaatcaaactcaaaacaaaattcttttcttaataaataaaactcaaaacataattcttttctcaATAAATCGAACTGAAAACATGACTCTTTTCATAATAAATCGAAATCAATTAATATGATTCTTAAAtcgaattttcttttaaataacgcTTCAAACAAAGTAttagagttttataaaaatttcggcaaCATCTTCTCTAAAATTCGGACTTTGCCGCCCTTCAAAGGTCCCAACAACCAAACTAAACACTTCTTGAttattcaaatcatttccaataatTCATTATCTCAACAACTCCAACTCAACTCAAGGAAATCAACGAAAACCCAGAATTCAAACAACCAATCTACTAAATCACAATAATTCAACCGCAATTATCAATACGGATTCAAACGCTCAATAATCATTATATCACAATTCAGAAACCAATTTAATCAATCATTTGTCCAAAATAACTCGATTCAATCGATAAGACTCCCATAATcagcaaaaatatatattatttgcatcgatttataataatttttggaaaaaaataagcTTAAGGAAAATGCCCCTACCTTGTTTGCGACTGAACTATGCGACAAACTCCGTTTCTATTCTTATCTCGCAGTAGCGACATCAATACCAACCATTCCTACAGCAGCCACAGCCTCTGAACACAGTACGTAAGAATCGTAGCTCAATCTGTACAAAGAAAGGAACCAAGAATGACGCAGTGGCAGCTCCGGCGGTGATTCCAGCGACACCCGCGCCATACCCGGTGACTAGAATGGCGGCGAAGCAATTCCAGCAGTTGAAGGCAGCTCAGTGACAACCTTCATCCGCAACAACGGCCACCGCAGTGACATCACCTCTCCATACCGTCACCTTCTCTCTTCCCGGTGTCCAGCTCCAGCGGCGAACTCACCCATCGGTGGCAACAGATGTGACAATGGCGATGAGTTGTAACAGCTCGACGGTGACGAGGAAGAACGGCAGCAGTCTTTCTTCCATGTCTCCTCTCTCGCGCTTGTTCTCTGTCTCGGACACATCTCTCTTTATTATGGCCTCCCGACGACATCTTCTTCATCGATGCAACGCAAAAGCAAGGTCGGTGGCGTCTTCTTGTGACTTCAACGGCGACGACTCTCACGAGCTCTCCCTCCCTCTTTTTGTCTGTAGTAGCGCTGACGAAGAACCTAGCAGCGGCGACGAGCGACGACCCATGATGATGGTGGCGACAGCTCCACGGCGGTGAGGTCTCCTTCCCTCTCTTCGcaattctctttttctcttcctcTACTCTTTCCTCTCTTCCCCATTAGTAAGTGTGTGTGCTGATAATTGGGGTGGCAGCTAATGAATTTTGCGATAGGATTTGAGTTGTGTGTTGGTAAATTAGAGTTTTAGGTAGTtcagtaattttaataaaattataggtaataaagtaattaaaaactaaatttaatttaacaaaatatctttaaaaaatattatttattcataaatttataaattattttaaaataattactctAATTCAAtagttagaaataattaaattaatttttttaaattataaaataaaatttaaaatttaattatttaaattaaaacatataaaatttatattattttttagtcactaaaattttaaattaataataaaaaaatatttaattaatataaaaaattctaaaaataatattttaaataaataagataaattataaataatttattaattaaatttcgaaaatttagaatCTTATCCTGTCACCCATAATCAAAggatgttcttttttttttcgtttttggtCAAATATGGTCTTTCTAAAACAACCATTAAAAATTAGCCCAAAAGTATCAATTTGATTTGGGCCATATAACCATATAATCATCTGATCCAAATGATACTAGCTAAACTAGGCTTTTAGGTCCAATAATGACCCATGTCATAGCCCAGCCCATATTTGATAAATCACGGAAAGACAGTTTTACCCTTGTCCGCTCTTTCGTCGTTGCATCTGAGACTCGGCACCTCCATTATCAAAACCAAAAAAATAGCAGAATCTCACCAATTCAACCCCCCGGCCCCGATTCTTTCCAAAGTTtatccctttttcttctcttcttctttgtctTCGAACGAAGTTCCTACAAAATGAACTGAAtttgtttaaagaaaaaaaaaacattttttttaattattctttaagTATCGTTTAAAGCACCACATCCCATTTTTACTCAGTGCTGGGGGTCTTCAGAAAGGGGatgaatttaaattagtgaaaattttaggGTTTAAGATTGTGATAATTTTGTGAGTTGTGATTATGCTTAGGTTGTGGAAATGGTACCAAAATTGCTTGGCTGTTCACCCTGTTAAGACACAGGTAATCAGTTCAGGAATCATATGGGGTGTTGGTGACATTGCTGCACAAGCTGTCACTCATAGTTATTCTACACCTAACACTGCCCACACTCATCAAATTCAGGTAAAACACTGTTTTAATTTAGTGAGACATAATGTCATTTCATATTTGCTATAATGGTGGATTTTCActtcttttattacttattttgtgTGTATTGGTAGTTGTATGCTGTTTGGATTTGTGGCTCACATGTTAATAGtgcataaaaaagaaaagaaaagaaaagaaaaagaagatagaatcaCTGTGGCTGTGGCTGACAAGATTGCAATGAGCCTTATAACTTGTTCTTTTGCCCCTTCACCAATGCCATGGTTCTTGCCTTTTGGTTAAGATGGAATTTGGTTTTTTGGAGTCTGATATTGCTATCTTTGTTGAAAAGATTagaacttattattattattattattattattattattattattattaaagcttCTCTATCAAATTAAGCATTTGTTCTTACTTTGACCTTTCTTTTTATGACAGTAGTGAATGTGAGAGATTGTTGATTATTGGTGAATTGGTGATTTTGTATTAGTATCGTAAAACTTCACATTGTTTCTTTTGGTTGATGGCATTATCTTGTAGGATGACGACGACGACGAATTCAAGATCAACTGGAAGCGGGTGGCTACAACCAGCTTGTTTGGGTTAAGCTTTGTTGGCCCAGTTGGCCATTACTGGTAAATAGCATTACTTTGTCAATTATGTTGTGTGCTTGCATATTGACAGTATTTTATTGTGATGGTTTCTTGTCTGATTTTGAGATCCTGAATCTGCATTTGCTTGTTAAGTTTTCTAGTTGATTTATCCGCATTTGCTTCCttggttttttaatttttgtaaattaATTCCGTGATCTCACTAAAAGAATTAGATTAATGCACATCAGATGGTTTTTAACCACACTGCAAAATGATCATGGCTAGTTATTCACTCTGACCTATCATAGGTAAATGCCAATTGTGGAACAGGTTACTGAGTTTTATTTCAAAGCTGCAAACTAGTTTCAATGCTACTATTTTTATAGGCTAGGTGTTCGGACTCTTATCAAACAGATTCCAACCATACATTTAAGATAAAATTGAGGGATTAGTGTTGTGAACTTTTCATCTGCTCAGGGCCTAAAGCTTCTATTTGGGCTCTGAATATGGGATCCCTTTCCGCTTCTGTAGCACAAAATGCCTGATCACAGGGATGGTGCAGTACGGGCTTCTCATCAGTTACACGGGGCTGAAACTTTCTATCTTAACTGCTGTTGTATGTTTGCTTGTGCCTTTATATGAGTGATAGAAGTATATCCAATGTCCCAAATTTACTTATCTTACTCATACGGTTCTTCACTACTATCACTTTGACTTCTTCATATATATCCTTTTGGCAGATTTGGCAATTGTAGTTCACATAGGTCTACAAGTTCAGTATAAGTGTTAAATTTCTTTTAGTAAAAGGCATGTGATGATCGCAATTTAAATAGGTGTGGCTTGCTGCTCCAGAAATGTCTAATCGACATATGAGCTTCATGAATCACATACGTCTTTTTGCAGTAAACATTGTGTTCCACATTTATATAACTGAAGTTGTTGATAGTACGTCTAAAATAGTATGTACAAGTAGCGGGAAGGGTGTAGTGGTGTTGGGCACGGCGAATATCAGCTTGttaattcttctttttcttctttgatgtTAATTGTTGTAGGTATGAAGGCTTGGATAGATATATAAGATTGAGACTCATGCTCAAACCAGATTCCTTCCGCTTTGTTGCCTCTAAAGTTGCCATTGACGGGTTCCTTTTCGGGCCATTGGATTTACTCGCATTTTTCACTTACATGGGCCTTTCTACCGGAAAGAGTATTCCTCAAATCAAAGAAGATGTGAAGAGAGATTTTCTTCCCGCCTTTATCTTAGAAGGAGGGATATGGCCCATCGTTCAGGTCGCAAATTTTCGGTATGTACCCGTAAGGTATCAGCTCCTATATGTCAACCTCTTCTGCTTGCTGGATAGCTGTTTCTTGTCTTGGATTGAGCAACAACAGGATGCTCAATGGAAAAAATGGGTGAAATCTTTTCTACCTCTCAAGTAACACAGAAGCATCAAGTCTTAATTTAGTGCTTCTCAATTTCTCACTCATGTCTTTATTCCTGGCCTTGTCAATTTGTTAAATGTTCATCTCAGATTGTACTAGTTTATAAAAGCCTATTGATTTACAAGATATGATTTTCATCTTGAATACAAATTGACACTTTGATCAATCAAACATGTGCAATATCAAGTTccattgaataaaaataatacaaggaacaagagaagctaTCATACACATGTTACTAGTTAGCATTCAATAATATTTCGAAGTTCAAACTTCAAAGCATGttgatttgattatttaatttaattttttacagattagaaaataaaattttcgtaCCTGATCTTGAGGTGCCAATCTACATCATTCTGCCAAGCCCACTAAATCAAAGTTTAAAGACAAAACTCCCCagattgatctttaatttctgcgtTTGGACGAATTGATTACTGGGAAAAAGATTCAACTTGTGAACTTTGCACATATAAATGTCAGACATGACCATAAAAAAATGTAAGACAAtgtatagaaaaaaaagaattataattGATAATAGTTAAAATTAGTTTGGCCAAATACAGACAAACGTTTCTTTTTTAAAGAGACAAATTTGTGTGGCGTTAGTTTTGATAGGGACTAACCTTGGAGTTTAGTTTAATTCAGTTAATATCAAGCTTTGAAAATCTCTAATTCAGTAAGCTAAGCAATATTGTGATAGAgttgataaaaaagaaaaaaattgaaacattAAGAATTCGTCTTCTACTCTAGGAAACACCATTCTTTACATAATGAACATAACAAAATGAGTTTGTTTCTTCTTTTACAACACAACACAATGCTGTCAATGCCCCATCTCTGAAGTATTATCACAGTTCTTGACTTGGTTGTTAGCCTTCACTACTTGAGTCAGATAGGCAAAGACCATAAGCACTAGTCATTTCACTATGCACACTTGAGCTGCACTGTTGAGATGATAATCCCAAATTGAAGTCTCTCAAGTCCTGTTGGTATTGGCAGGCATCATAAGTTGAACTCTCTGGCCAACTGTATATTCTGGTATGCCCCGGCGTAATGTCCCCTACAAGATCCGACAGAGAAACCAATCCTTCTAAGGCACCTGCAATCTGTTATACAATTTGTGAAAACTTTGTGGTTAGATACATGCAGTCCTTGTGAAGATCTATTTAAAGAACTTACATCAATGAGAACATGGCTACTAATGATAAGTTATTCTATTAAAGAATGTTGAACCAAGTTAGAAAGCAAAAAGAAAGCACTTC is a window encoding:
- the LOC112783006 gene encoding uncharacterized protein; translation: MLRLWKWYQNCLAVHPVKTQVISSGIIWGVGDIAAQAVTHSYSTPNTAHTHQIQDDDDDEFKINWKRVATTSLFGLSFVGPVGHYWYEGLDRYIRLRLMLKPDSFRFVASKVAIDGFLFGPLDLLAFFTYMGLSTGKSIPQIKEDVKRDFLPAFILEGGIWPIVQVANFRYVPVRYQLLYVNLFCLLDSCFLSWIEQQQDAQWKKWVKSFLPLK
- the LOC112786299 gene encoding uncharacterized protein — encoded protein: MKKHLVKIGGDIKKCSKVPYDVEKQMEGLFKEIQKSKTSKKKVSFNEEGTDEIEDAIDEAIAQEEQQTPSQLPNKEMIGVDPKKKAKTIIPPMFAPRTTPGSQSSMKSVFQNKEAFHEVDKRVARWLLDCRIPFNAIMSPFFQDMLDGVAGIGPGYKGPSYDKLRVNLLADLKRECQIVVDSYRSAWKEARCTLMADGWTNQRQRTLINFLVYYSKGLCFVKSVDASNMLKNASSLCDLFLEVIEWIGPDNIVHVVTDNAANYVVAGRLINKKFENIHWSPCAAHCLNLILKYISIMPYISILATRASNITVFVYNHTTQLGRSANGRVVSAIILDNKFWNDCFTACKIVSLLIKLLRLVDADDKPSLGIVYEGMLREAPDVMRGLLDPVTLYCKVNNLDSVEAIKEIHLYRDRKESFDKPEAFRAAKKLQPDELWRLFGGSTPCLQNMAVRILSQLSASLG